In the genome of Candidatus Aminicenantes bacterium, the window GGACGTCATGATCAAGGACGTTCAGATCGACTCGACCACGGACGAGGTTCTGCATGCCGATCTGATCCAGATCGCCATGGACAAGATCATCCGGGTCCAGGTCCCGATCGAGCTCGTCGGCGAGGCCTTCGGCGTCAAGACCGAGGGCGGGTTCATCGACTTCATGACCCGCGAGTTGACCGTCGAGTGTCTGCCGGCCCTTATCCCCGAGCATCTCGCCGTCGACGTCTCGGAGCTTCACATCCACCAGTCGCTCAAGGCGTCCGAGGTGGCCCTGCCCGAAGGCATCAAGCTCATCACCGAGCCGGGCGTGGTCATCGCCCTGGTCCAGGTGCCGCACGAGGAGAAAGTGGAGGCCCCTGTGGTCGAAGAGGGTGTCGAAGGTGCGGAGGCCGCCGCGGCCGAGCCCGAGGTCATCAAGAAGGAACGGGCCGAGAAGGGCAAGGAAGAGGAGAAGGGGTGACCTTTGTGGGCCGTCGTGGGCCTGGGGAATCCGGGCCGTCGCTACGCGGAGACGCGGCATAATGCCGGCTTTCTGCTGGTCAAGCGGGCGGCCGAGGAGTGGGACGTGCGCCTGAAGAAGAACCGCTTTCTGGCCAAGACCGGCGAGGGCCGGCGCGGCGGCGAGCGGGTCTTGCTGGCCCTGCCCCAGACCTTCATGAACGACAGCGGCCAGTCGGCCCAGGCCATCGTCTGCGGCGGACCGGTCGCTCCGGACCGCCTGCTGGTGGCCTACGACGACGTCGACATCCCGCTCGGCCAGATCCGGGTCCGCCGCGAAGGCAGCCCCGGGACGCACAAGGGTATGGCCTCCGTCACGGCCTGCCTGGGCACGACCGGGTTTCCCCGGCTGCGGCTGGGCATCGGGCCGGCTCCGGCCGGCGCC includes:
- the pth gene encoding aminoacyl-tRNA hydrolase; this encodes MWAVVGLGNPGRRYAETRHNAGFLLVKRAAEEWDVRLKKNRFLAKTGEGRRGGERVLLALPQTFMNDSGQSAQAIVCGGPVAPDRLLVAYDDVDIPLGQIRVRREGSPGTHKGMASVTACLGTTGFPRLRLGIGPAPAGADIVRFVLAPFRKDERKAFDEALDRAVEALDLVLAGNIDKAMNDYN
- a CDS encoding 50S ribosomal protein L25 gives rise to the protein MSLVIPSEKRDAFGKNASYRIRQSGKLPAILYGAGVASLPLVLSKKDVIQILKSELGLNTLFRIAVGTEERDVMIKDVQIDSTTDEVLHADLIQIAMDKIIRVQVPIELVGEAFGVKTEGGFIDFMTRELTVECLPALIPEHLAVDVSELHIHQSLKASEVALPEGIKLITEPGVVIALVQVPHEEKVEAPVVEEGVEGAEAAAAEPEVIKKERAEKGKEEEKG